Proteins co-encoded in one Kutzneria chonburiensis genomic window:
- a CDS encoding TetR-like C-terminal domain-containing protein yields MRAGGMMRGRRPAALVRGQVLAAAGELLLAEGMGGFTIEKVAAKAGASRMTIYKWWPSKGSLALDGYATVVSHSLEFPDTGDVERDIVAQLLAFVHVVRDSRAGRVIGELIGAAQTDTDLGVSFRERYSRPRRELAERTLRRGVERGELRSDFDPQVVVDQLWGAVYHRLLIPDEPLTDEFARALVANILPGLRKESTVSTPAAIQAFVDTTNKADNEAFVDVFTEDAFLDDWGRQFHGHQGVASWNKTDNIGVQAHFELEKVEPAGEPDAYNVTIKVRSHRFNGTGTMAFVVRGDKVASLVIS; encoded by the coding sequence ATGCGTGCGGGAGGCATGATGCGTGGTCGACGTCCCGCCGCCCTTGTCCGCGGGCAGGTGCTCGCCGCGGCCGGTGAACTGCTGCTGGCCGAGGGCATGGGCGGCTTCACCATCGAGAAGGTGGCGGCCAAGGCCGGGGCCAGCCGGATGACCATCTACAAGTGGTGGCCGTCCAAGGGCTCGCTGGCCCTCGACGGCTACGCGACCGTGGTGTCGCACAGCCTCGAGTTCCCCGACACCGGCGACGTCGAGCGCGACATCGTCGCGCAGCTGCTGGCCTTTGTGCACGTGGTGCGGGACAGCCGCGCCGGGCGGGTGATCGGCGAGCTGATCGGCGCCGCGCAGACCGACACCGACCTCGGTGTGTCCTTTCGGGAACGCTACTCGCGCCCACGCCGGGAACTTGCCGAGCGCACGCTGCGCCGTGGCGTGGAACGTGGTGAACTCCGTTCCGACTTCGACCCGCAGGTGGTCGTGGACCAGCTGTGGGGCGCCGTGTACCACCGGCTGCTCATCCCCGACGAGCCGCTGACCGACGAGTTCGCCCGGGCGCTCGTCGCGAACATCCTGCCCGGACTGCGCAAGGAGAGCACCGTGAGCACGCCAGCCGCCATCCAGGCCTTCGTCGACACCACCAACAAGGCCGACAACGAGGCGTTCGTGGACGTCTTCACCGAGGACGCGTTCCTGGACGACTGGGGCCGCCAGTTCCACGGGCACCAGGGCGTGGCCAGCTGGAACAAGACCGACAACATCGGTGTGCAGGCCCACTTCGAGCTGGAGAAGGTCGAGCCGGCCGGCGAGCCCGACGCCTACAACGTCACGATCAAGGTGCGCAGCCAC